From a region of the Triticum aestivum cultivar Chinese Spring chromosome 7D, IWGSC CS RefSeq v2.1, whole genome shotgun sequence genome:
- the LOC123164075 gene encoding peroxidase 4: MASSKGSWAALALLLLVALASTAVNGDHKLSAGYYDKTCPNVQRVVRRVMAYKVAGEPAIAPAILRLFFHDCFVNGCDASVLLDGTYFSESEKDALPNASLRGFEVIDEIKSVLEHNCPATVSCADVLALASRDAVTMLGGPAWSMPLGRMDSRTADRDGAENLPSPRDNYTSLVSTFRERGLDARDMTALSGAHTVGMANCHNYRGRIYGTDGDTNIDPSFAETRRQTCPDGDNEGGMAPFDEQTPMTFDNAYYKDLIARRGLLSSDQALYGSGGRQDDLVEMYSRDGKRFAKDFAKAMVKMGNIRPSKGTTLEISVLLAVREEIPSRTMGHSMPTQGQGGLGIENLEIKNKCLMSKWLYRVKFLVGNGMSTRFGKIRG, from the exons ATGGCGTCCTCCAAGGGCTCCTGGGCCGCACTTGCATTGCTCCTCCTTGTTGCTCTCGCGTCCACGGCCGTCAATGGCGACCACAAGCTCTCCGCCGGGTACTACGACAAGACGTGCCCCAACGTGCAGCGCGTCGTGCGGCGGGTCATGGCGTACAAGGTCGCCGGCGAGCCCGCCATCGCACCCGCcatcctccgcctcttcttccacgactgcttcgtcaaC GGATGCGATGCCTCCGTTCTCCTGGACGGCACGTACTTCTCCGAGAGCGAGAAGGACGCGCTGCCGAACGCTTCCCTCCGAGGCTTCGAGGTGATCGACGAGATCAAGTCCGTGCTGGAGCACAACTGCCCGGCcaccgtctcctgcgccgacgtaCTCGCCCTGGCGTCCCGGGACGCCGTCACCATGCTCGGAGGGCCCGCCTGGAGCATGCCCCTCGGCCGCATGGACTCTCGCACCGCCGACAGGGACGGCGCCGAGAACCTCCCCAGCCCACGCGACAACTACACCTCGCTCGTCTCGACGTTCAGGGAGCGCGGCCTCGACGCCCGCGACATGACCGCGCTCTCCGGCGCGCACACTGTAGGGATGGCCAACTGCCATAACTACAGGGGCCGCATCTACGGCACCGACGGCGACACCAACATCGATCCCTCCTTCGCGGAGACTAGGCGGCAGACGTGCCCCGACGGTGACAATGAGGGTGGCATGGCGCCATTTGACGAGCAGACGCCGATGACATTCGACAACGCCTACTACAAGGATCTGATCGCGCGGCGTGGCCTCCTCAGCTCCGACCAAGCTCTCTACGGCTCGGGTGGGCGGCAGGACGATCTTGTGGAGATGTATAGCAGGGACGGTAAGAGGTTCGCGAAGGACTTCGCGAAGGCCATGGTAAAGATGGGGAACATACGCCCGTCCAAGGGGACCACGCTGGAG ATCTCGGTTCTTCTGGCAGTCAGAGAAGAAATACCGTCTCGCACGATGGGACATTCTATGCCGACCCAAGGACAagggggtctcggtattgagaacttggaaattaagaataaatgtctTATGAGTAAATGGCTCTACAG ggtcaaattcttggttggcaatgggatgtcaacaagatttggGAAGATACGTGGTTAG